In the genome of Desulfovibrio sp. TomC, one region contains:
- a CDS encoding SGNH/GDSL hydrolase family protein, producing the protein MSWKKACLVYLIALVVTMLANIEKVSVWVDDRLADGPASETARQVRRVRNLWRETGLAASWRQLDCAMAGYYDETYKNNLACREEPASDAAEAALRERLDPNQPLLKPDEPIDADSLLAVLSPPKSSLTEQADGSDTVPATGAKMATPAPGLTGQSLTQGKGAAPRKILIVGDSLAIGLSLSLRRSVAELEGVELIEEGKVSSGLANPKYYDWSKALRVFLDKYKPDVVVIMMGANDAKYININEKPRPPGSPNKTWPEVFSMRVEDFLSALQEKNIRNYWIGLPVMGDASYAKQVLIMNEIVMAECAKFTTSHYLDTWSLLADDQGNYSTFLANDKGVKIKVRANDKIHFTVAGGDILAQIFLTALARDVEITQKKQAVAGAPQ; encoded by the coding sequence ATGAGCTGGAAAAAAGCCTGCCTTGTATACCTGATCGCCTTGGTTGTGACCATGCTGGCCAACATCGAAAAGGTGTCGGTCTGGGTGGACGACCGTCTGGCCGATGGTCCGGCTTCGGAAACGGCCCGGCAGGTCCGCCGGGTGCGAAATCTCTGGCGCGAAACCGGGTTGGCCGCCTCCTGGCGGCAGCTTGACTGCGCCATGGCCGGCTATTACGACGAAACCTACAAAAATAATCTGGCCTGCCGCGAAGAGCCGGCCTCCGATGCGGCGGAAGCGGCTCTGCGTGAGCGCCTCGACCCCAACCAGCCGCTGCTCAAGCCCGACGAACCCATTGACGCCGACAGCCTGCTGGCCGTTCTGTCTCCGCCCAAGTCGTCTCTGACCGAACAGGCCGATGGGAGCGATACCGTTCCTGCGACCGGAGCCAAGATGGCCACGCCCGCCCCAGGCCTGACCGGACAATCCCTGACCCAGGGCAAAGGAGCGGCTCCGCGTAAAATCCTGATCGTCGGCGATTCCCTGGCCATCGGCCTGTCCCTGTCCCTGCGGCGCAGCGTGGCCGAACTCGAAGGCGTGGAACTCATCGAGGAAGGCAAAGTCTCAAGCGGTCTGGCCAATCCCAAGTACTATGACTGGAGCAAAGCCCTCCGGGTCTTCTTAGACAAGTACAAGCCTGACGTCGTAGTGATCATGATGGGAGCCAACGACGCCAAATATATCAATATCAATGAGAAGCCCCGGCCGCCGGGAAGTCCCAACAAGACTTGGCCCGAAGTCTTTTCCATGCGGGTCGAAGATTTTCTTTCCGCCTTGCAGGAAAAAAATATCCGCAATTACTGGATCGGTCTTCCGGTCATGGGCGATGCGTCCTATGCCAAACAGGTCCTGATCATGAACGAGATTGTCATGGCCGAGTGCGCCAAGTTCACGACCAGCCATTACCTCGACACGTGGAGCCTTTTGGCCGATGATCAGGGCAACTACTCCACCTTTTTGGCCAACGACAAAGGGGTCAAGATCAAGGTCCGGGCCAATGACAAAATCCACTTCACCGTGGCCGGCGGCGACATATTAGCCCAGATCTTTCTCACGGCCCTGGCCCGGGATGTGGAGATCACGCAAAAAAAACAAGCCGTGGCAGGGGCTCCCCAATGA